A genomic segment from Bosea sp. OAE506 encodes:
- a CDS encoding AGE family epimerase/isomerase has product MHDNEADALAGWLTGTLLPGWLARAWAPERPGYVEMVSPEGGAIESDTRSTLVTARLAYVFSHAHLLGVPGALDAARHGMDFLWPRCRRPEGLFSHRCTLAGEPVDAKSDFYDLAFVLFACGWFARASGEGIWLERAEAVMGFIETALAHPQGGFAEDTLGTLPRRQNPHMHLLEASHALAETSGDRRWLARADSLVRLMRERMLDAATGSLGEFFYEDWQTAGGRAGQIREPGHHYEWTWLLHHHDRLTGGAEGRDAARKLYAFAERHHGPGAAHPVINEIGPDGAVLDGAALLWPQTEYLKALTARIEFERDPVAAERLDPHLALMFERFVDRRTGLWHNRIDDTGAPVVAPVPVRVLYHLLLALAEVVRVKRLAALRG; this is encoded by the coding sequence ATGCACGACAACGAGGCCGATGCGCTGGCGGGCTGGCTGACGGGAACGCTGCTGCCCGGCTGGCTGGCGCGAGCCTGGGCTCCCGAACGACCCGGCTATGTCGAGATGGTGTCGCCCGAAGGCGGCGCAATTGAGAGCGACACACGCAGCACGCTTGTGACGGCGCGGCTGGCCTATGTCTTCAGCCATGCCCATCTGCTGGGCGTGCCCGGCGCGCTCGACGCGGCCCGTCATGGCATGGATTTCCTCTGGCCGCGCTGCCGGCGCCCGGAAGGGCTCTTCAGCCATCGCTGCACGCTGGCCGGCGAACCGGTCGATGCGAAGTCCGATTTCTACGATCTCGCCTTCGTGCTGTTCGCCTGCGGCTGGTTCGCCCGCGCGAGCGGCGAGGGGATCTGGCTGGAGCGGGCGGAGGCTGTGATGGGCTTCATCGAGACCGCGCTCGCCCATCCGCAGGGTGGCTTCGCCGAGGACACGCTGGGCACGCTGCCGCGCCGGCAAAACCCGCATATGCATCTGCTTGAAGCCAGCCACGCTTTGGCCGAGACCTCGGGAGACCGCCGCTGGCTCGCCCGCGCCGACAGCCTCGTGCGGCTGATGCGCGAGCGCATGCTCGATGCCGCGACCGGCTCGCTCGGCGAGTTTTTCTACGAGGACTGGCAGACGGCGGGCGGCCGCGCCGGGCAGATCCGCGAGCCCGGCCATCACTACGAATGGACCTGGCTGTTGCACCATCACGACCGGCTGACCGGCGGCGCCGAGGGCCGCGATGCCGCCCGCAAACTCTATGCCTTTGCCGAGCGCCATCACGGTCCCGGAGCGGCCCATCCCGTCATCAACGAGATCGGCCCCGATGGTGCCGTGCTCGACGGCGCCGCGCTGCTCTGGCCGCAGACGGAGTATCTCAAGGCGCTGACGGCGCGCATCGAGTTCGAGCGCGATCCCGTCGCGGCCGAGCGGCTCGATCCGCATCTGGCGCTGATGTTCGAACGCTTCGTCGATCGCCGCACCGGCCTCTGGCACAACCGCATCGACGACACGGGTGCACCGGTCGTGGCCCCGGTCCCGGTGCGCGTGCTCTATCACCTGCTGCTGGCGCTGGCTGAGGTCGTGCGGGTCAAGCGCCTGGCCGCACTCCGGGGCTGA
- a CDS encoding extracellular solute-binding protein, with translation MSDETSKTRNGTSRRQFVEGGVATLAALPVLGTTGALAQAPALPKSPIALSIIDVGGALALLQKPLENYRDAKKNLVSRMTFTKAPAPELPGKIKAMQEAKRVDIDLVIGGLDALSAGIEQNLWEPLLPAHAASLPDPSKILLKAALDMHNLGGGQGMCVVYYPSGPLLEYMPAKVKTPPTTAEELLTWTKQNPNRFLYARPANSGPGRTFIMGLPYLLGDKDPKDPVNGWEKTWAYLKELGQNIEYYPTGTGATMKELGDGSRDMIVSTTGWDINPRALGIVPKEAKIQTLKGFHWVSDAQYMFVPKGVAPEKLAVILDLISHTLTPAQQAYTYDEGYFYPGPAVKDVPLSMAPPESQKAIAEYGRPEYADLIANNPIETPLTPDKMVVAFRRWDEEVGTKRK, from the coding sequence ATGTCTGACGAAACCTCGAAGACCCGCAACGGCACCTCGCGACGCCAGTTTGTCGAGGGTGGCGTCGCCACGCTCGCCGCGCTTCCCGTGCTGGGTACGACCGGCGCACTGGCGCAGGCTCCGGCCCTGCCGAAGTCGCCGATCGCGCTGAGCATCATCGATGTCGGCGGCGCGCTGGCGCTGCTGCAGAAGCCGCTCGAGAACTATCGGGACGCCAAGAAGAACCTGGTCTCGCGCATGACCTTCACCAAGGCGCCGGCGCCGGAGCTGCCGGGCAAGATCAAGGCGATGCAGGAGGCCAAGCGCGTCGACATCGACCTCGTCATCGGCGGGCTCGACGCGCTCTCGGCCGGCATCGAGCAGAACCTCTGGGAGCCGCTGCTTCCCGCCCACGCGGCCTCGCTGCCCGATCCGAGCAAGATCCTGCTCAAGGCCGCGCTCGACATGCACAATCTCGGCGGCGGCCAGGGCATGTGCGTGGTCTACTATCCGTCCGGCCCGCTGCTCGAATACATGCCGGCCAAGGTCAAGACCCCGCCGACCACCGCCGAGGAACTGCTCACCTGGACGAAGCAGAACCCCAACCGCTTCCTCTATGCCCGCCCGGCCAATTCCGGCCCGGGCCGCACCTTCATCATGGGCCTGCCCTATCTGCTGGGCGACAAGGACCCCAAGGACCCGGTCAATGGCTGGGAGAAGACCTGGGCCTATCTCAAGGAACTCGGCCAGAACATCGAGTACTATCCGACCGGTACCGGCGCCACGATGAAGGAGCTCGGCGACGGCTCGCGCGACATGATCGTCTCGACCACGGGCTGGGACATCAACCCGCGCGCGCTCGGCATCGTGCCGAAGGAGGCCAAGATCCAGACGCTGAAGGGCTTCCACTGGGTTTCCGACGCCCAGTACATGTTCGTGCCCAAGGGCGTCGCCCCGGAGAAGCTCGCCGTCATCCTCGACCTGATCAGCCATACGCTGACGCCGGCGCAGCAGGCCTACACCTATGACGAGGGCTATTTCTATCCCGGCCCGGCGGTGAAGGACGTGCCGCTCTCGATGGCGCCGCCCGAGAGCCAGAAGGCGATCGCCGAGTACGGCCGGCCGGAATATGCCGATCTGATCGCCAACAACCCGATCGAGACGCCGCTGACGCCCGACAAGATGGTGGTGGCCTTCCGGCGCTGGGACGAGGAAGTCGGCACCAAGCGCAAGTAA
- a CDS encoding shikimate dehydrogenase has protein sequence MSEQIPAPAISGATRLIGFLGDPVIHARSPQNANPLLAAAGHDAVVVPFHVPEARFDGAMPGIMALANLDGLVVTMPYKARLMPLLDEISGRARAVGAVNAARRTPEGRWIGDIFDGVGLVGAVEGLGVGLKGAKVGLVGAGGAGAAIAFALTEAGVSSLAIDDRDHDRAADLARRVAAFGPATPVAGAFAVADLDLLVHATPVGMAPGDGLALDIGGLTSRTAVVDIVTKPMTPLLEAAAARGCRHAGGGAMVAAQTRAILGFLGFPVGSVAQAEAPRVP, from the coding sequence ATGTCCGAACAGATTCCCGCTCCTGCCATCAGCGGGGCCACCCGCCTGATCGGCTTCCTGGGCGATCCCGTGATCCACGCGCGTTCGCCGCAAAACGCCAACCCGCTCCTGGCAGCGGCCGGGCACGATGCGGTGGTCGTGCCGTTCCATGTTCCCGAGGCGCGCTTCGATGGGGCCATGCCCGGCATCATGGCGCTGGCCAATCTCGACGGGCTCGTGGTGACGATGCCCTACAAGGCGCGGCTGATGCCGCTTCTGGACGAGATCAGCGGCCGGGCGCGGGCCGTTGGAGCCGTCAATGCGGCCCGCCGCACGCCGGAGGGGCGCTGGATCGGCGACATCTTCGACGGAGTCGGGCTCGTGGGCGCCGTCGAGGGGCTGGGCGTGGGCTTGAAGGGCGCAAAGGTCGGTCTGGTCGGGGCCGGTGGGGCCGGCGCGGCGATCGCCTTCGCCCTGACGGAGGCCGGCGTCTCGTCACTGGCGATCGACGACCGCGATCACGACCGGGCAGCCGATCTGGCACGGCGCGTCGCCGCCTTCGGCCCGGCGACACCCGTTGCCGGCGCGTTTGCCGTCGCGGATCTCGATCTGTTGGTGCATGCGACGCCGGTGGGCATGGCGCCGGGCGATGGGCTCGCCCTCGACATCGGCGGCCTGACTTCCCGCACCGCCGTCGTCGATATCGTCACCAAGCCGATGACGCCATTGCTGGAGGCCGCCGCGGCGCGCGGCTGCCGTCATGCGGGCGGCGGCGCGATGGTCGCCGCCCAGACCCGTGCGATCCTTGGTTTTCTCGGCTTCCCGGTCGGCTCCGTGGCACAAGCCGAAGCCCCGCGGGTCCCGTAA
- a CDS encoding LacI family DNA-binding transcriptional regulator produces the protein MTRVKTVDRRAAMVPSEGRGEARRSVGLREVAQAAGVSTATVSRAINNPDVVSADLRERIAVAVEQLGWVPDGAARALSTRRSQTIGAVFPALSIGDFAHATQAIQSELSQAGYTLLLACSEYDPDLELRQVRKFVERGVDGLILVGQAHHPELVPLLRRRDMPFVNTFVYDSQTHGTCVGPDNRKALMMMTEHLADLGHVRFGVIAQSTLNNDRASARLDGVRDALASRGLAVRPQHFAMGEWSIADGRRFLRSLWQTDPKPTAIICGNAHLAVGAVLEALAMGLRLPADLSIVGYDDIEIMSHLPVPVTTVRVPGAEIGRVAAQVLTARLEGRDCAASFEAEAELVIRASSGPPPAA, from the coding sequence ATGACGAGGGTCAAGACTGTCGACAGGCGAGCCGCCATGGTGCCGTCCGAGGGGCGCGGCGAGGCGCGCCGCAGCGTCGGTTTGCGCGAGGTGGCGCAGGCGGCGGGCGTCTCGACGGCGACCGTCTCGCGCGCCATCAACAATCCCGACGTCGTCTCGGCCGATCTGCGCGAGCGCATCGCAGTCGCGGTCGAGCAACTGGGCTGGGTGCCGGACGGCGCGGCAAGGGCGCTGAGCACCCGGCGCTCCCAGACCATCGGCGCGGTGTTTCCGGCGCTGTCGATCGGTGATTTCGCCCATGCGACGCAGGCGATCCAGTCGGAGCTGTCGCAGGCGGGCTACACGCTGCTGCTCGCCTGCTCGGAATATGATCCCGATCTGGAACTGCGTCAGGTCCGCAAATTCGTCGAGCGCGGCGTCGATGGGCTGATCCTGGTCGGGCAGGCGCACCATCCCGAACTGGTGCCGCTGCTGCGGCGGCGCGACATGCCCTTCGTCAACACCTTCGTCTACGACTCCCAGACCCACGGCACCTGCGTCGGCCCCGACAACCGCAAGGCGCTCATGATGATGACGGAGCACCTGGCCGATCTCGGCCATGTCCGCTTCGGTGTCATCGCGCAGTCGACCCTCAACAACGACCGCGCCAGCGCGCGCCTCGACGGCGTGCGGGACGCGCTCGCCAGCCGCGGCCTTGCTGTCCGGCCGCAGCATTTCGCCATGGGCGAATGGTCGATCGCCGATGGGCGGCGCTTCCTGCGGAGCCTCTGGCAGACCGATCCCAAGCCGACGGCGATTATCTGCGGCAATGCCCATCTCGCCGTGGGCGCCGTGCTGGAGGCGCTCGCGATGGGCCTTCGCCTGCCGGCCGACCTCTCGATCGTCGGCTATGACGACATCGAGATCATGAGCCATCTGCCCGTTCCGGTGACGACGGTGCGCGTGCCCGGTGCCGAGATCGGCCGCGTGGCCGCTCAGGTTCTGACCGCCCGGCTGGAAGGGCGCGACTGCGCCGCCTCCTTCGAGGCCGAGGCCGAACTGGTGATCCGCGCCTCCTCCGGTCCCCCGCCTGCGGCCTAG
- a CDS encoding DUF4286 family protein, giving the protein MALAGKGVLAIWNGIADEAEADFVAWHIGEHIPERVAVPGFLRGRRYVAERGTPKYFNFYETETPEVLVSPDYLARLNAPSPWTQQVVRHFRETSRTICHVARSRGLGDGAFVATLRLAASGERDAFFAGLSTVMDKLQAAPSIAAVHLLEGQGGGGGATAEKALRGEPDQTADWILLVEAVEAAPLEAALAAHAPPQTLSAFASGYDPARDYGIYRLQYGLAKPQLA; this is encoded by the coding sequence GTGGCATTGGCGGGCAAGGGCGTGCTGGCGATCTGGAACGGCATCGCTGACGAGGCGGAGGCCGATTTCGTCGCCTGGCATATCGGCGAGCATATCCCCGAGCGCGTCGCGGTACCGGGCTTCCTGCGTGGGCGCCGCTATGTGGCGGAGCGGGGCACGCCGAAATACTTCAACTTCTACGAGACGGAGACGCCTGAGGTTCTGGTCTCGCCGGACTATCTGGCCCGGCTGAACGCGCCGTCGCCCTGGACGCAGCAGGTCGTCCGGCATTTCCGCGAAACGTCGCGGACGATCTGCCATGTCGCGAGGAGCCGCGGGCTCGGCGACGGGGCCTTCGTCGCGACGCTCCGGCTGGCAGCGAGCGGCGAGCGTGACGCATTCTTCGCCGGGCTGAGCACAGTGATGGACAAGCTGCAGGCAGCGCCCTCGATCGCCGCCGTGCATCTGCTCGAAGGGCAGGGCGGTGGTGGCGGTGCCACCGCCGAGAAGGCATTGCGCGGCGAGCCCGACCAGACGGCGGACTGGATCCTGCTGGTGGAGGCCGTCGAGGCCGCGCCGCTCGAGGCGGCGCTTGCCGCCCATGCGCCGCCGCAGACGCTGTCGGCCTTCGCATCCGGCTACGATCCGGCGCGCGATTATGGCATCTACCGCCTGCAATACGGTCTGGCGAAACCGCAGCTCGCCTGA
- a CDS encoding 3-ketoacyl-ACP reductase, with amino-acid sequence MKRVAIVTGAGRGIGAAIAEALSAAGFVVARVSQEPAAEAQAIPAGAGAYYSRDVADLAGHDALIERIAADLGEPDCLVNNAGITSRQRGDLLDLSPGSFDDTLSVNLRAGFFLTQAFARRRLARAPGQPGSIVFIGSANAEIVGENRADYCISKAGVGMMAKLFASRLAADGIAVFEVRPGVIRTAMTAPATEKYDALLAAGGIPMQRWGEPSDVGRTVAALVTGAIPYATGIHIDVGGGLQLHRV; translated from the coding sequence GTGAAACGCGTTGCGATCGTCACCGGGGCGGGGCGCGGCATCGGCGCGGCGATCGCGGAGGCGCTCTCGGCCGCCGGCTTCGTCGTGGCGCGCGTCAGCCAGGAGCCGGCCGCCGAGGCGCAAGCCATTCCGGCCGGCGCCGGCGCCTATTACAGCCGCGACGTGGCCGATCTTGCCGGCCATGACGCGCTGATCGAGCGGATTGCCGCCGATCTTGGAGAGCCGGACTGCCTGGTCAACAATGCCGGCATCACCTCGCGCCAGCGCGGCGACCTGCTTGATCTCTCGCCGGGGAGCTTCGACGACACGCTTTCGGTGAATCTCCGGGCGGGCTTCTTCCTGACGCAGGCGTTCGCGCGCCGGCGGCTGGCGCGTGCTCCGGGCCAGCCGGGCTCGATCGTCTTCATCGGCTCGGCCAATGCCGAGATCGTCGGCGAGAACCGCGCCGACTACTGCATCAGCAAGGCCGGCGTCGGCATGATGGCGAAGCTGTTCGCTTCGCGCCTGGCCGCCGACGGCATCGCCGTGTTCGAGGTTCGGCCGGGCGTGATCCGCACGGCGATGACGGCGCCCGCCACCGAGAAATACGATGCGCTGCTCGCGGCCGGCGGCATTCCGATGCAGCGTTGGGGCGAGCCGTCCGATGTCGGGCGCACCGTCGCCGCGCTCGTCACGGGGGCGATCCCCTATGCGACCGGCATCCATATCGATGTCGGCGGCGGGCTGCAGTTGCACAGGGTCTGA
- a CDS encoding CoA-transferase — protein sequence MKVISASEAASLIQAGDSILVSGSGGGHCVPEAVLEAVEARFLETGAPRDLCLIHAVGIGDRKLKGAARFRHAGMLRRSITGALVDSPPLIELAQKDLIESYTLPQGVIAQMTREIAAGRPGVITKTGLHTFVDPRQRGARQSASAREDMVELLEIGGEEWLRFKPFPLDVVLLRGTTADEDGNVTMEQEAVPGEMLSSAQAGRRLGAVVVVQVKRLARRGTLPQRAVKIPGILVDYVVVDENQRQTYWSDYNPSYSGEMRIPLEGMRRLPFTERKIVARRAAMEIRPGAICNLGAGISTGVSAVAAEEGFLDEIVLTNEQGFVGGAPLTGPDSGAAQNYDAVVDQPYQFDFYDGGGLDIAFLSFAEVDGEGHVNVSRFGDTIVGIGGFVNISQNSRKVVFSGTFTAGGLQIATTDGQLRILQEGRSRKFVRAVEQICYNGSFAREQGREAVFVTERAVFRVGAGGLELCEVAPGIDIERDIVAHMDFRPAIAADLKTMDARLFAAEPMGLKRDIAALGSQARQPRRRLGLKDSPRRVAGVAEPA from the coding sequence ATGAAGGTGATCAGCGCGAGCGAGGCGGCCTCGCTCATCCAGGCCGGCGACAGCATCCTGGTCAGCGGCTCAGGCGGGGGACATTGCGTGCCGGAGGCCGTGCTGGAGGCGGTCGAGGCCCGCTTTCTCGAGACTGGCGCCCCGCGCGACCTCTGCCTGATCCACGCCGTCGGCATCGGCGACCGCAAGCTGAAGGGCGCGGCGCGCTTTCGCCACGCGGGCATGCTCAGGCGCAGCATCACCGGCGCGCTGGTCGATTCCCCACCGCTGATCGAGCTGGCGCAGAAAGATTTGATCGAATCCTACACGCTGCCGCAGGGCGTGATCGCGCAGATGACGCGCGAGATCGCGGCTGGCCGCCCCGGCGTCATCACCAAGACGGGACTGCACACCTTCGTCGATCCGCGCCAACGCGGCGCGCGGCAGAGTGCCTCGGCGCGCGAAGACATGGTCGAGTTGCTGGAGATCGGCGGCGAGGAGTGGCTGCGCTTCAAGCCCTTCCCACTCGATGTTGTGCTGCTGCGCGGGACCACCGCCGACGAGGACGGCAACGTCACCATGGAGCAGGAGGCGGTGCCCGGCGAAATGCTCTCCTCCGCCCAGGCGGGCCGGCGCCTCGGCGCGGTCGTCGTCGTGCAGGTCAAGAGGCTGGCGCGGCGCGGGACGCTGCCGCAGCGTGCGGTGAAGATCCCCGGCATTCTCGTCGATTACGTCGTCGTCGACGAGAACCAGCGCCAGACCTACTGGAGCGACTACAATCCCAGCTATTCCGGCGAGATGCGGATTCCGCTGGAGGGCATGCGCCGCCTACCCTTCACCGAGCGCAAGATCGTCGCGCGCCGCGCGGCCATGGAGATCCGCCCGGGCGCGATCTGCAATCTCGGCGCCGGCATCTCGACCGGCGTCTCGGCGGTCGCGGCGGAGGAAGGCTTCCTCGACGAGATCGTGCTGACCAACGAGCAGGGCTTTGTCGGCGGCGCGCCGCTGACCGGGCCGGATTCCGGCGCCGCGCAGAACTACGACGCCGTCGTCGACCAGCCCTACCAGTTCGATTTCTATGATGGCGGCGGGCTCGACATCGCCTTCCTCTCCTTCGCCGAGGTCGACGGCGAGGGGCATGTCAATGTCAGCCGCTTCGGCGACACCATCGTCGGCATCGGCGGCTTCGTGAACATCAGCCAGAACTCCCGCAAGGTCGTGTTCAGCGGCACCTTCACCGCCGGCGGGCTGCAGATTGCCACCACGGATGGGCAGTTGCGCATCCTGCAGGAAGGGCGCAGCCGCAAGTTCGTCCGTGCCGTCGAGCAGATCTGCTACAATGGCAGCTTCGCCCGCGAGCAGGGCCGCGAGGCGGTCTTCGTGACCGAGCGCGCCGTCTTCCGCGTCGGCGCGGGCGGGCTCGAGCTCTGCGAGGTCGCGCCCGGCATCGATATCGAGCGCGACATCGTCGCCCATATGGACTTCCGCCCTGCCATCGCGGCCGATCTCAAGACGATGGATGCGCGCCTTTTCGCGGCCGAACCGATGGGCCTGAAGCGCGACATCGCGGCGCTCGGCTCGCAGGCGCGCCAGCCGCGACGCCGGCTGGGCCTGAAGGACAGCCCCCGGCGTGTCGCAGGCGTGGCCGAGCCGGCCTGA
- a CDS encoding ketopantoate reductase family protein, which translates to MKDPHVVVAGAGAMGCLFGGLLAERGLRVTLLMRSEERAAAIRERGLVIVGEGGERSVPLRATTEPGAVAPADLVLVQSKAHATRAVSQIVAPLMAPGALAVSFQNGLGNEEIIAEAMGSGAVLGGLTSLGATMEAPGVVRNYAALPTLIGEMSGGVSPRAEALAALLTAHGIPTEASASILTEKWRKLMLNVAMSATSGLTGLTIGGVAGLPPLALVARRAMDEAAAVALACGVDLPPETRYRTFDGIVASGAARNKTSMRRDIEAGRPSEVEAIYGSVIERGRAKGVPTPTLEALAALMLGLEQSRKES; encoded by the coding sequence ATGAAGGATCCGCATGTCGTAGTCGCCGGCGCGGGAGCGATGGGCTGCCTGTTCGGCGGTCTGTTGGCCGAGCGGGGCCTGCGCGTCACGCTGCTGATGCGCAGCGAGGAGCGCGCCGCCGCGATCCGCGAACGGGGCCTCGTCATCGTCGGGGAAGGAGGCGAGCGCAGCGTCCCGCTTCGCGCCACGACCGAGCCCGGCGCCGTCGCGCCGGCCGATCTCGTTCTCGTCCAGTCCAAGGCGCATGCGACACGCGCGGTCAGCCAGATTGTGGCGCCACTCATGGCGCCGGGCGCCCTTGCCGTGAGCTTCCAGAACGGTCTCGGCAATGAGGAGATCATAGCGGAAGCCATGGGGTCGGGGGCCGTCCTGGGCGGTCTGACCTCGCTCGGCGCGACGATGGAAGCCCCTGGCGTGGTGCGCAACTACGCCGCGCTGCCGACCCTGATTGGTGAGATGTCGGGCGGGGTCTCGCCGCGGGCCGAAGCCCTGGCTGCCCTGCTGACCGCCCATGGCATCCCGACAGAGGCGAGCGCGTCCATTCTCACCGAGAAATGGCGCAAGCTGATGCTGAACGTCGCCATGTCCGCAACCAGCGGGCTGACGGGGCTGACGATCGGCGGTGTCGCCGGCCTGCCGCCTCTGGCCCTGGTCGCGCGGCGGGCGATGGACGAGGCCGCCGCCGTCGCGCTGGCCTGCGGGGTCGATCTGCCTCCCGAGACGCGCTACCGGACATTCGACGGCATCGTGGCCAGCGGGGCGGCGCGCAACAAGACCAGCATGCGCCGCGACATCGAGGCGGGCCGCCCCAGCGAGGTCGAGGCAATCTATGGCAGCGTGATCGAGCGGGGGCGCGCCAAGGGAGTCCCGACGCCGACGCTCGAGGCCCTCGCGGCTCTGATGCTCGGGCTGGAACAGTCGAGGAAAGAGTCCTGA
- a CDS encoding ABC transporter substrate-binding protein, whose amino-acid sequence MKHWINRSLAATAFAAGLGLAAALAQTPVTFQLNWTAGGPNAGFAAAVGEGYYKAAGLDVTVVQGNGSGNTAQLVASGRSQLAYADAVAISQLISKGAPMRIVSTVYQSNPNSVNALKKTGIKSLADLKGKKVGVPAGSSQGPMLPLLLKANGLKESDMTLINMPVAAMVPSLLQGQVDAILGSLDAYQIQLEMQGAELSNFPFADHGVPTVATSIFASNDFIKQNPEVLKKFIAASLKGWSFALDNPAKAIEHVKTLFPDVNVKLATAELAAITPLFCSGGAKFIGKAEDAHWTRTQALLSEVKLLPEGQDPKSYYTNEYLPADGEMRACK is encoded by the coding sequence ATGAAGCACTGGATCAATCGCTCGCTGGCGGCCACCGCCTTCGCCGCCGGCCTCGGGCTTGCTGCCGCGCTGGCGCAGACCCCCGTCACCTTCCAGCTCAACTGGACGGCAGGCGGCCCCAATGCCGGCTTCGCCGCCGCCGTCGGCGAGGGCTACTACAAGGCCGCCGGCCTCGACGTGACGGTCGTGCAGGGCAACGGCTCGGGCAACACCGCCCAGCTCGTCGCCAGCGGCCGTTCGCAGCTCGCCTATGCGGATGCGGTGGCGATCAGCCAGCTCATCTCGAAGGGCGCGCCGATGCGGATCGTTTCGACGGTCTACCAGTCGAACCCGAACTCGGTGAACGCGCTCAAGAAGACCGGCATCAAGTCGCTCGCCGATCTCAAGGGCAAGAAGGTCGGCGTGCCCGCCGGTTCCTCACAGGGTCCCATGCTGCCGCTTCTGCTGAAGGCCAATGGCCTGAAGGAATCGGACATGACGCTGATCAACATGCCGGTGGCCGCGATGGTGCCCTCGCTGCTGCAGGGCCAGGTCGATGCGATCCTCGGTTCGCTCGACGCCTACCAGATCCAGCTGGAGATGCAGGGCGCGGAGCTGAGCAACTTCCCCTTCGCCGACCATGGCGTGCCCACGGTCGCGACCTCGATCTTCGCCTCGAACGACTTCATCAAGCAAAATCCCGAGGTGCTGAAGAAGTTCATCGCCGCGAGCCTGAAGGGCTGGTCCTTCGCGCTCGACAACCCCGCCAAGGCGATCGAGCACGTCAAGACTCTGTTCCCGGACGTGAACGTCAAGCTCGCCACCGCCGAACTCGCCGCCATCACCCCCCTGTTCTGCAGCGGCGGCGCCAAGTTCATCGGCAAGGCCGAGGACGCGCACTGGACCCGCACCCAGGCGCTGCTCTCCGAGGTCAAGCTCCTGCCCGAGGGCCAGGACCCCAAGAGCTACTACACCAACGAGTATCTGCCGGCGGACGGCGAGATGCGCGCCTGCAAGTGA
- a CDS encoding MaoC/PaaZ C-terminal domain-containing protein: MLDKPRLGYRYDDLFVGMRFRSPGRTITDADLVGFAGLTGDFSELHTSDVYAQSSQFGRRVAHGMLGLAYAHGLMWARTGELRETAIAFLGIDGWRFVGPLFVGDTIFVDYELAELRDSRSRPTQAIATFEVKVVKQDGTLVQQGRKALLVSKVPLDAVAASTTAPAAN, encoded by the coding sequence ATGCTGGACAAACCGAGACTGGGCTATCGCTATGACGACCTCTTTGTCGGGATGCGCTTTCGCAGCCCGGGCCGGACGATCACCGATGCCGATCTGGTCGGTTTCGCGGGGCTGACGGGCGATTTTTCGGAGCTGCACACCAGCGACGTCTACGCCCAGAGCAGCCAGTTCGGCCGAAGGGTTGCCCATGGCATGCTCGGTCTCGCCTATGCCCATGGCCTGATGTGGGCGCGCACCGGCGAGCTGCGCGAGACGGCGATCGCCTTCCTCGGCATCGACGGCTGGCGGTTCGTCGGGCCGCTCTTCGTCGGCGACACGATCTTCGTCGACTACGAACTCGCCGAGTTGCGCGACAGCCGCTCGCGGCCGACGCAGGCGATCGCGACCTTCGAGGTCAAGGTCGTCAAGCAGGACGGCACCCTCGTGCAGCAGGGCCGCAAGGCCCTGCTGGTCTCCAAGGTCCCGCTCGATGCCGTCGCGGCCTCGACCACCGCCCCTGCGGCCAACTGA
- a CDS encoding ABC transporter ATP-binding protein, protein MPDHDQKSGVTIQIRNVSKVFGAEDEKPFRALKPLDITIPAGQFISVVGASGCGKSTLMLMVAGLLSRSTGEITVDGRSVTKPITDVGIAFQDHLLLDFRTAFENVMLHADIRGLDRETLARRAKDLFAQLRLEHAMDKYPNQLSGGMRQRVSLIRTLVHEPPVILMDEPFGALDALTRLQVRTDLESLWLRRRPTVLFITHSVEEAVGLSDRILVMSPSPGEVIDDIQVDLPRPRPIVLGDAAAFAAYVDRIHHQFERMGVLHGITLPQQSAA, encoded by the coding sequence ATGCCCGATCACGACCAGAAGTCCGGTGTGACGATCCAGATTCGCAACGTCTCCAAGGTCTTCGGGGCCGAGGACGAGAAACCTTTCCGCGCTCTGAAGCCGCTCGACATCACGATCCCCGCCGGCCAGTTCATCTCGGTGGTCGGCGCCTCGGGCTGCGGCAAGAGCACGCTGATGCTGATGGTGGCCGGGCTGCTCTCCCGCTCGACCGGGGAGATCACCGTCGACGGGCGCAGCGTCACCAAGCCGATCACCGATGTCGGCATCGCCTTCCAGGACCATCTGCTGCTCGATTTCCGCACGGCCTTCGAGAACGTCATGCTGCATGCGGATATCCGCGGGCTCGACCGGGAGACGCTGGCGCGGCGGGCGAAGGACCTGTTCGCGCAGCTGCGGCTCGAACACGCCATGGACAAGTATCCGAACCAGCTCTCGGGGGGCATGCGCCAGCGCGTCTCGCTGATCCGGACACTGGTCCACGAGCCGCCCGTCATCCTGATGGACGAGCCCTTCGGTGCGCTGGACGCGCTGACGCGCCTGCAGGTCCGCACCGATCTCGAGAGCCTCTGGCTGCGCCGGCGCCCGACCGTGCTGTTCATCACCCACAGCGTCGAGGAGGCGGTGGGCCTTTCCGACCGCATCCTCGTGATGAGCCCGAGCCCGGGCGAGGTGATCGACGACATCCAGGTCGACCTGCCGCGTCCGCGCCCGATCGTGCTCGGTGACGCCGCCGCCTTCGCGGCCTATGTCGACCGCATCCACCACCAGTTCGAGCGCATGGGCGTGCTTCACGGCATCACCCTGCCGCAACAGAGCGCAGCCTGA